In the Flavisolibacter tropicus genome, one interval contains:
- a CDS encoding 2-oxoacid:ferredoxin oxidoreductase subunit beta, producing METTTLNKPALTAKDFATDQEVRWCPGCGDYSILAQVQKVMPTLGIPREQIAIISGIGCSSRFPYYMNVYGMHSIHGRATAIASGLKASRPDLSVWIVTGDGDGLSIGLNHTMHLMRRNFDVNVLLFNNQIYGLTKGQYSPTSEENKVTKSTPYGSIDHPFNPLALVLGADATFVARSMDRDVKHLQAMLLRAHGHHGTSFLEIYQNCNIFNDGAFETFTEKATKADEALFLENGQPLIFGANRDKGIRLDGFTPKVVSLNDGFSADDLWVHDESDIYKAQILTRMFDDPKLANHLPRPFGVFYETERPTYEDMMSLQLEEAKARKAADLDKLLRGNEVWNIA from the coding sequence CCTGGCGCAGGTGCAGAAAGTAATGCCGACACTAGGCATTCCTCGTGAGCAAATTGCGATCATTTCGGGTATCGGGTGTTCTTCCCGCTTTCCATATTATATGAATGTGTATGGCATGCACTCTATTCACGGACGTGCTACAGCCATAGCCAGCGGGTTGAAAGCATCTCGTCCAGACCTAAGCGTGTGGATTGTAACAGGTGATGGGGATGGCTTAAGCATTGGCTTGAACCATACGATGCACCTGATGCGCAGAAACTTTGATGTAAACGTATTGCTGTTCAACAACCAGATCTATGGCTTGACCAAAGGACAATACTCCCCTACTTCAGAAGAAAACAAGGTAACCAAGTCTACCCCTTATGGTAGCATTGACCATCCTTTCAATCCATTAGCGCTGGTTCTAGGTGCTGATGCTACGTTTGTAGCGCGTAGTATGGACCGCGATGTAAAACACCTGCAAGCCATGCTGCTCCGTGCACATGGTCACCATGGTACATCGTTTTTGGAGATCTACCAGAACTGTAACATCTTTAATGACGGTGCTTTTGAGACCTTTACTGAAAAAGCAACGAAGGCCGACGAAGCCTTGTTCCTGGAAAACGGACAGCCGTTGATCTTTGGTGCTAACCGCGACAAGGGTATTCGTCTGGATGGGTTTACACCTAAAGTAGTAAGCCTGAACGATGGCTTTAGTGCTGATGATCTGTGGGTTCATGATGAAAGCGATATCTATAAAGCTCAGATCCTGACCCGCATGTTTGATGATCCGAAACTAGCCAATCACTTACCTCGTCCGTTTGGAGTGTTCTATGAAACAGAGCGTCCAACATATGAAGACATGATGTCGCTACAGCTTGAAGAAGCTAAGGCACGCAAGGCTGCCGATCTGGATAAGCTGCTAAGAGGTAATGAGGTTTGGAATATTGCCTAG
- a CDS encoding cupin-like domain-containing protein, which yields MQLQAVPAVDFIEPQQFVDLYYTPQKPVVIKDLAKQWPAYTKWNWSYFKELVGHQKVGLYNNIKSDAYTPINKADDYKTFGEYIDMISQGPAGWRIFLFNIFDHAPRLVKDFTYPDHLMKGFVKKYPMLFVGGASSITHMHFDIDLSNILHTQFVGRKRVLLFPFSEQHKLYRKPFEVLSLADFSNYYNENSKLDYNLFPALKHANGYEVIMEHGDTLFMPAGYWHHMEYLDSGFAMSLRALQPSLTGKLKGAWNLIGMRNIDTLMKTTVPKWWYENKKKTIFNNAKRELELLQ from the coding sequence ATGCAATTGCAAGCGGTACCCGCCGTTGATTTCATTGAGCCACAGCAATTTGTTGATCTATACTATACGCCACAAAAACCTGTTGTTATTAAGGATCTGGCTAAGCAGTGGCCTGCTTATACTAAGTGGAACTGGTCTTATTTTAAAGAGCTGGTAGGGCATCAGAAAGTAGGTCTTTACAATAATATTAAAAGCGATGCCTATACACCCATCAATAAAGCCGATGACTATAAAACCTTTGGTGAATACATAGATATGATCAGCCAAGGGCCAGCTGGCTGGCGAATCTTTCTGTTCAATATTTTCGATCATGCACCCCGGTTAGTAAAGGACTTTACATATCCAGACCACCTAATGAAGGGCTTTGTAAAAAAGTATCCCATGTTGTTTGTCGGCGGGGCCAGCTCTATTACACACATGCATTTTGATATTGACCTGTCCAATATTCTACATACACAGTTTGTAGGACGCAAGCGTGTACTGTTGTTTCCGTTTTCTGAACAGCATAAGTTGTATCGTAAACCATTTGAAGTGTTGAGTTTGGCCGATTTCTCTAACTATTACAACGAGAATAGCAAACTAGATTATAACCTATTCCCTGCCTTAAAACATGCCAATGGCTATGAGGTCATCATGGAACATGGCGACACTTTGTTTATGCCTGCCGGCTACTGGCATCATATGGAATACCTGGACAGTGGCTTTGCTATGAGTTTGCGGGCACTACAGCCTTCACTAACTGGGAAATTAAAAGGTGCCTGGAACCTGATCGGTATGCGCAATATTGATACGCTCATGAAAACGACCGTACCCAAATGGTGGTACGAGAATAAAAAGAAAACCATCTTTAATAATGCTAAGCGAGAGCTGGAGTTGCTGCAGTAA
- a CDS encoding L-threonylcarbamoyladenylate synthase has translation MRIHIHPDNPQPRLIRQVVDILKGGGVIVYPTDTIYGLGCDIFQQKAVERICRLKGVDPQKAQLSFVCHDLSDLSHYARQLETSVYRMLKQYLPGPYTFILDASKQVPKILKSKRDTVGIRVPDNNIAQSIVEELGNPILSASLPGEFVEDYTDPEIIQDRFGKLVDLVIDGGIGGMVPSTIIDVTSGSPELVRLGAGEWEMVE, from the coding sequence ATGCGCATACATATACATCCCGACAATCCACAGCCGCGCTTGATTCGGCAAGTAGTTGATATCTTGAAAGGAGGGGGAGTGATTGTGTACCCAACTGACACCATTTATGGTTTAGGTTGCGATATTTTTCAACAGAAAGCGGTAGAGCGAATTTGCCGGCTAAAAGGTGTTGACCCACAAAAAGCCCAGCTTTCGTTTGTATGCCATGACCTAAGCGATTTAAGCCACTATGCCCGGCAGTTAGAGACTTCGGTTTATCGTATGCTGAAGCAGTATCTACCCGGTCCTTATACATTTATTTTAGACGCCAGCAAACAAGTACCTAAGATCTTAAAAAGTAAGCGCGACACCGTAGGGATCCGTGTACCAGACAACAATATTGCTCAAAGCATTGTAGAAGAACTCGGCAATCCTATTTTAAGTGCCTCCTTGCCTGGTGAGTTTGTAGAAGACTATACCGACCCTGAAATTATTCAGGACCGGTTTGGCAAGCTGGTTGACCTTGTCATTGATGGCGGTATTGGAGGTATGGTGCCTTCCACTATCATTGATGTTACGTCAGGAAGTCCGGAACTAGTGCGCTTAGGCGCGGGTGAATGGGAGATGGTGGAATAG
- a CDS encoding DMT family transporter, whose product MTSKTKAHLAVLGTNLFFAANYSLVKLISPALIKPFGINIFRVGISLLLFWIVWLFGKSKAGIRKNDIGRFLLCGFMGIAINQTLFIKGLTLTSTVHASLLTLTTPLLITILAFWVLKESLTLFKAVGLALGIGGSALLILSKESSSHATNYLLGDILIVINAISYALYFILVKPLMQHYTPLHVIRWVFTFGFMMVLPIGLSDVMAVDFNAFEPVHFLSLAGIVLTGTFLAYFFTTYGIQHLGASITGSYIYTQPVFAVLIATFVLHEGLSWQKLAAAVLIFSGVFLVNYRKR is encoded by the coding sequence GTGACATCAAAAACAAAAGCGCACCTGGCCGTATTAGGCACAAATCTCTTTTTTGCGGCCAACTATAGTTTGGTAAAACTGATTTCACCTGCCTTAATAAAACCTTTTGGCATCAACATTTTCCGTGTAGGTATTAGTTTACTGTTATTCTGGATAGTATGGTTATTTGGCAAGTCGAAAGCTGGTATTCGCAAAAATGATATTGGTCGTTTTTTGCTTTGCGGGTTTATGGGTATTGCCATCAATCAAACTCTTTTTATAAAAGGCCTTACCCTTACCTCCACGGTACATGCTTCTCTATTAACATTAACCACGCCTTTACTTATAACTATACTTGCTTTTTGGGTACTGAAAGAATCCCTTACCCTATTCAAAGCCGTTGGTCTGGCTTTAGGCATTGGCGGATCGGCCTTATTGATCCTTTCAAAGGAAAGCTCCTCGCATGCTACTAATTATTTATTAGGCGACATACTCATAGTCATCAACGCCATTTCATATGCGCTATATTTCATCCTGGTGAAGCCGTTGATGCAGCACTACACTCCATTGCATGTTATAAGGTGGGTATTTACGTTTGGCTTTATGATGGTACTGCCCATAGGACTGTCAGATGTTATGGCGGTAGACTTTAATGCTTTTGAGCCCGTTCACTTTCTTTCTTTGGCGGGCATTGTATTGACCGGTACTTTTTTGGCTTACTTTTTTACTACTTATGGCATTCAGCACTTGGGAGCTAGTATCACCGGCTCTTATATCTATACCCAACCGGTATTTGCCGTACTTATTGCCACATTCGTACTTCACGAAGGCCTTTCCTGGCAGAAATTGGCTGCCGCTGTTTTGATTTTTAGTGGGGTCTTTCTGGTTAACTACCGTAAACGGTGA
- a CDS encoding SixA phosphatase family protein, producing the protein MKTLLVVRHAKSSWDRFDQPDMERPLNDRGKKDAPDMAERLKEKNIKIDLFVSSPAKRAKKTARLFAEEYKVAKDDVLIKEELYEPSLDNFYRVVASLPDKQDIVALFSHNPGITEFANTLTNVRIDDMPTCGIFAVSAAVDKWEAFKDAEKQFLFFDYPKNPLT; encoded by the coding sequence ATGAAAACACTTCTTGTCGTTCGTCATGCTAAAAGTAGTTGGGATCGTTTTGATCAACCTGATATGGAGCGGCCGCTCAATGATCGGGGCAAAAAAGATGCGCCCGACATGGCCGAACGCCTGAAGGAAAAGAATATCAAGATTGACCTGTTTGTATCCAGCCCGGCAAAGCGCGCTAAAAAAACAGCCCGGTTATTTGCAGAAGAATACAAGGTGGCTAAAGACGATGTTCTGATCAAAGAAGAACTCTATGAGCCTTCTTTGGATAATTTCTACCGGGTGGTAGCGTCCTTGCCTGATAAACAGGATATTGTAGCCCTATTCTCGCACAACCCAGGTATTACTGAATTTGCAAACACACTTACCAATGTACGCATAGACGATATGCCCACCTGTGGCATTTTTGCGGTGAGCGCTGCTGTTGACAAGTGGGAAGCATTCAAAGATGCAGAAAAACAATTCCTGTTCTTCGACTATCCCAAGAATCCGTTGACCTAG
- a CDS encoding amidophosphoribosyltransferase gives MCFQLKQFGVALRLLTKSMSDAIKHECGLAFIRLRKSFAHYQQKYGTVMWGLNKMYLLMEKQHNRGQDGAGVAAVKLNVEPGYPFLSRIRSSANQPIADVFRQIGEEYKELQKFNPDISNHAGLMKGHMSFMGEILIGHLRYGTQGKNNAEFCHPFIKRHTIPARNLALAGNFNLVNTEELFEQIGINPGEFQRQSDLAAMLEVIYHYLVKEDEVSPQTMDVANVLRQAVPLFDGGFHVGGVTGSGVGFVFRDAHGIRPSYYYIDDDVVVAASERAAIRTTFNVGENEVKELMPGHALIVSNDGEISIEQIVDSKERKACSFERIYFSRGSDEKIYKERSRLGYNLSKQVLDAINYDLKNTIFSFIPNTAEVAFYGLVKGCDDYLKQIKIDRILSWGNDIDPEKLKEMVSRQVRIEKIAIKDVKMRTFITEDVSRSEMVQHVYDITYGTVRKNEDTLVVIDDSIVRGTTLKESIIRMLARLNPKRIIVVSSSPQIRYPDCYGIDMSKLGDFIAFNAAVELLKERGQDGLLQELYNECVELIKNDQLHTVNVVKKVYKLFTNEEITQKIAQLITPANLTIPVDVIYQTIESLHEACPSNLGDWYFTGNYPTEGGNRVVNKAFMNYMEGKNTRGY, from the coding sequence TTGTGTTTTCAACTAAAACAGTTTGGCGTAGCTTTGCGGCTTCTTACCAAGAGCATGAGCGACGCCATTAAACACGAATGCGGATTAGCCTTTATAAGACTACGCAAATCTTTCGCCCATTATCAACAGAAATACGGCACCGTAATGTGGGGTCTGAACAAGATGTACCTACTTATGGAGAAGCAACACAACCGTGGCCAGGATGGTGCCGGTGTAGCTGCTGTTAAGCTAAACGTTGAACCGGGATATCCTTTCTTGTCTCGTATTCGCAGCAGTGCCAATCAACCGATTGCTGATGTGTTTCGCCAGATAGGTGAAGAGTACAAAGAACTTCAAAAGTTCAACCCTGATATCAGTAACCACGCAGGCCTAATGAAAGGCCACATGTCATTTATGGGCGAAATACTGATTGGGCACCTGCGCTATGGTACCCAGGGTAAGAACAACGCTGAGTTTTGTCACCCCTTTATAAAACGCCACACTATACCAGCTCGCAATCTGGCGTTAGCAGGCAACTTTAACCTGGTTAATACCGAAGAGCTGTTTGAGCAGATAGGTATCAACCCCGGAGAGTTTCAGCGTCAGAGTGACTTGGCAGCTATGCTGGAAGTGATTTACCATTATTTAGTAAAAGAGGATGAAGTTTCCCCGCAGACAATGGACGTAGCCAACGTATTGCGTCAGGCCGTACCGCTTTTTGATGGCGGCTTCCATGTAGGTGGAGTTACCGGCAGCGGCGTGGGATTCGTTTTCCGCGATGCACACGGTATTCGCCCATCCTATTATTATATTGATGACGATGTAGTAGTGGCGGCGTCTGAACGCGCAGCTATCCGCACTACCTTCAATGTAGGCGAAAACGAAGTAAAAGAATTAATGCCCGGACATGCCCTCATCGTTTCCAATGATGGTGAGATCAGCATTGAGCAGATCGTTGACTCCAAAGAGCGTAAGGCTTGCTCCTTTGAGCGGATCTACTTCTCTCGTGGTAGCGACGAAAAGATCTATAAAGAGCGCTCAAGATTGGGTTATAACCTCAGCAAGCAAGTGCTGGATGCTATTAACTACGATCTAAAGAATACCATCTTCTCATTTATTCCCAATACAGCAGAAGTAGCTTTTTACGGTTTGGTAAAAGGCTGTGATGACTACCTGAAGCAGATCAAAATTGATCGCATTCTTTCCTGGGGTAATGACATAGACCCGGAAAAGCTGAAAGAAATGGTGAGTCGGCAGGTACGGATAGAAAAGATTGCCATCAAGGACGTAAAGATGCGTACGTTCATCACCGAAGATGTGAGCCGCAGCGAAATGGTACAACACGTGTATGATATCACCTACGGTACCGTGCGTAAAAATGAAGATACGCTGGTGGTGATCGACGACTCTATTGTACGCGGTACCACGCTGAAGGAAAGTATTATTCGCATGTTGGCGCGCTTGAATCCAAAGCGTATCATTGTTGTTTCCTCTTCACCGCAAATCCGTTATCCGGATTGCTATGGCATTGACATGAGTAAGCTGGGCGATTTCATTGCCTTTAATGCTGCTGTTGAATTGCTGAAAGAAAGAGGGCAGGATGGCTTGCTACAGGAGCTATACAATGAATGTGTTGAGCTGATCAAAAACGATCAGTTGCATACCGTAAACGTGGTGAAGAAAGTTTACAAGCTGTTTACCAACGAAGAAATTACCCAGAAGATCGCTCAACTAATTACGCCAGCTAACCTGACGATTCCGGTTGATGTGATCTACCAGACCATTGAATCATTGCACGAGGCTTGCCCAAGTAACCTGGGCGACTGGTACTTTACCGGTAACTACCCAACAGAGGGTGGAAACCGCGTGGTGAACAAAGCCTTTATGAATTATATGGAAGGTAAAAACACAAGGGGCTATTAA